The following DNA comes from Streptomyces sp. NBC_00690.
TCGAGCGAGGCGATCCGGTGCCGTCGCATCGCGGCAGCGATCTCTGGCGCATATTCGATGGCCACCGGTTGCGCGGAGAACACCTCGATGCCCACTGCGGAGCATTCCGCTTGGAGCATCCGCGTCAGTGTCCCGCCCACCGACTCGGCGTCACGCAAAGTGCGACCGACGGCCATCGGAGCGGCAGCGGACCCCCGGACCGGGTCCGCGAAGGCATCGGCGGGAAGTTGCGAGACGACCCGGGCCATCGCCGACTCCACCTGTTCGCTCAGATACTCCTCGTGGTCCTCGACCCCCAGCACCGCCCGCGCGGTGTCGCGCACCCGCCACACCACCTGCACCACCACACACAGAGGTGCACCCTCCGCATCTACGGCCGGCATCGGTTCACTGCGCCAGTGCCGCAGTCGCACCTCGATCCGACGGCGCAGCACCAGCGGGCTCATCCACAGCAGCCCCGTGCGCCGCACGCTCCCCCGGTACTCGCCGAAGAGGGTCAGCACCCAGGCGTGACCCACCTGTCCCCGCCCGATGCCACCGAGCGCGAAGAGGGCGATGACCACCCCGAGCGTCAGCAGGCACCACAGATCGATGCTCAGCCCCCGGTAGGGATACACGGGCAGCCCGAGCAGCGCGATCAGCCGTGCGGGGATCGCCCCGGCTCCCCAGAGGACCGCCCCGATCCCCGCGAGTGCGCACAGACCCGCGACCACCCCCGTCCAGCCGGAGAGCACCGCGGCCGGTCGTTCGAAGAGGGTCGGGTCCTCGGGTGGACCGGGGCGTCCCGAAGGTGCGGGTGACACCGGTGGGCGGGCGATCCTCGGCTGTTCCCCGGTGCCGAGCCGTCGCGCGACCACGGCCGGACGCAGCGCGATCGGCGGGGACCAGCCGTGCGTGAAGTCCTCGGGCCCCGAGTCATCACCGGTGACGTCGTCGCGGAAAAGCAGATGCACCGGGATCTCGGTGGTCGCCTCCTGGGCGATGACCGGGGTGTGCCGGGCCGTACCGGGGAATGGTCCGTCGCCTTCCGGCTCCGATGTCGTGGTGGTCATGACTGCCGCTGCCTCCGCTGTTTCGTCGCGTACCCCCCACCGCCAAAAGAGCCCCGGTCCGGTACGGAGCCGCTGTCCGCCCCCTCGGAGTGCTGACGACCGCCCGAGTTCGGGAGTCGTTAGAGCACCGTCACGGGGTGGGTGCGAAGAGCCGGCGCCAGGTCTCGCGCCCCGGATGGCCGTCCGCCGCCGCACCCCGCCAGCCCTGGGCGCGCTGGAAAGCCTCCACGTTGCGCCGGTCCGCCTCGCCCCACCGTGGCCCGGGTCCGGAGGTGTAGTGGCGGCCGTAGCCGCGTTCGACCAGTTGACGACCGAGCCGGGTGACGTGCTCGCTCGACTGGCCGGACCGGAAGTACCTGGCTCCGGGGTACGGGGGGATCGCCGCGCTGACACCGCCGGGCCCCGCCGCCGGTGCGGGCGCCGCGGACTGTGCCGCGGGGATGTTCTTGCCCTTGCCGGTGACCAGGAGTTCCCAGGTGTCGGGCCCGGGCAGCCCGTCGGCCTCACCGCTCGTCCACCCCTGGGCCAATTGGAACGCCTCGGTGGCCTTGCGGTCGGCCTCCCCCCAGCGCGGCCCCGGCCCCTCCTGGTAGAACCGCTTGCCACCCCGGGCGATGAGCATCTCGCCGAGCCGGGTGACGTAGGCGTTCTCCGCGCCGGGGCCGAAGGAACCGGCGCCGGGGTAGGCGTCGGCCGGGACCGCTCCGGAGGTCGCGGTGGCCACGCCTCGGTAGCGGTAGGGAACGTACTGGTCGGAGTTGTTCCAGTACGCCATGGGCGTGGACTGCTTGCGGGTGTGGGGCTTGGCCTGCTCGTAGGCCACGTAGGAGGTGTGGGTGCCGTCGGTCCAGCCGCCGAAGATCGTGACGTGGGAGCCGTTGGTGGGGTTCGCGGGATTGTGGAAGAGCAGGATGTCCCCGGGTTGGAGCTCCGCACGGGTGATCTTGATGCCGTACTGGGCGAGGGAGCCGGTCCATTCGTTGCGCGCCAGGTTCCACGCCATCGAGACATAGCCCGAGCAGTCCTGGCGGTACCCGTCGGACCAGTAGGCCGCCATGCTGTACGGGACCTTCGCCGTGACCCACTTCTTGGCCCGGTTGATGATGTCCGCGCGGGTGGTCTGCGGCAGCTGCGCGGCGGGAACGCCCGCCGGGCCCGCGAGCGGCCCGCCGTACAGCGGCCCCCGCCGGCCCTGTTCGTGATCGGAGTCGACGGCGGTCCGACCGCGCCCGGTGGGCTCCGGTGGCTCGGGGCTCTGTGCGGCGCCCGCGACCCCGGGGCCGCCGAGCACCACGCCCGCGGCGGTGAACAGCACCAGGGCGCGTCGGCACCCGTGGGCGGCGGGATGGCCACCGGCCGCAAGCGTTCGTCGTTGCCCTACGCATCCCGGACAGTCGCAGTCGGGAGCAGGCTCATACTCCTCGAACACCGGCACCGTCATCCGCGTCCCCTCCGCACTCCGTGGAGATCGTTCTCAGGGGCCGAACGGTGTGGGAGAACCGCACTCCGCCGGCCCGGACTTCTCCTATCTTGAGGGGCAAAAGGTAAAAAACGACCATCCGACAGGCCGGAGTCGACCACTAATGCCCGCGGACCGGAAGCAGCCAGTCCGAAAACGTCCGACGCACCCTCCGCGGTCCGGTAGAGTTGGGCCGTCAGCACGCGCCGCTAGCTCAGTTGGTTAGAGCAGCTGACTCTTAATCAGCGGGTCCGGGGTTCGAGTCCCTGGCGGCGCACGCTTCACGAAGGCCCCCTCGCGATCGCGCGAGGGGGCCTTCGTCATGCCCAAAACGGCTTGATGCAGTCGATCCACCGAGACCGCTCCGACCTCAGGTTTTCCGAAATCGTACATATGGTTGGTTGATCGTACATTTGATCCTTGCGATCATGACTCGGGTCATGGACCCTATGCTGAATCGATGTCAACGCCCGGGACCAGGCGTCCGCATCAGCGCAGTTGGGGCACCTGAAGGGCAGGTTTCGTGCGGATATGTGGGTGGGGTTCGGGATGGGGGTCCCCTACACCGCTCCGGCACGTGACGGGCATGATGCAACCGGCGGGTGGCTGTCTCATGTCTGTGCTGACAGCAGCCCACCATCGATTGGTCCAGGCACATGGGTCGGGGGCCCCATGGCCGGAATTCAATGACACACCAGAACACACGCAGCTCTGCTGCGTGCGGGGGGATGACCAATGACGTCGACGCCCAACGGCGCCGGGAAGCCCGAAGACCCTTCTCGAACGACCCAGCTCCGCCTGCCCGCCAACCTGCGCACCGGCGGTCACCGGCCGCGCCCCAAGAAGGCCCTGCCCCGGTACGACTACGAGCACTACAGCAGGCTCGCCGGCCCCCTCACCCAACCGGACCCCGCCAAGCCGTACACCGTGCAGTACCGCTCCCTGCTGTCCCAGGAGCCCCATCGGATACGCGCGGCCCTGCTGCTGGGCTCGGCACCCCTCGTATCCCTCGGGCTGTTCCTCTGGCTGATGCAGCCCTCGCACTGGACCGAGCGCGACCCCAACCTCAAGAACGACCTCCTCCTCGTTCTCGACATCGTCATGCTCGTGTCCATCGGTCTGATCGAGCTGTTCCGCACGATGAACGTGCTCTCCAACGCCCACGCGACACTCGTGGCCCGGGACCCGGTCCCCGTCGTTCCCGAGAGCGGCACCAAAGTCGCGTTCCTCACCTCCTTCGTGCCCGGCAAAGAGCCGCTGGAGATGGTGACGAAGACCCTGGAGGCGGCCGTACGCATCCGCCATCGCGGGCTGATGCACGTCTGGCTGCTCGACGAGGGCGACGACCCCGACGTCAAGGAGGTCTGCGAGCGTCTCGGTGTCCACCACTTCTCCCGCAAGGGCGTCGCCAAGTGGAACCAGGCGAAGGGCCCCCACCGCGCCAAGACCAAGCACGGCAACTACAACGCCTGGCTCCAGGAACACGGCGACGACTACGACTTCTTCGCCTCCGTCGACACCGATCACGTCCCGCTTCCGAACTACCTGGAACGGATGCTTGGCTACTTCCGCGACCCGGACGTGGGCTTCGTCATCGGCCCCCAGGTCTACGGCAACTACGACACTTTCGTCACCAAGGCCGCCGAGTCCCAGCAGTTCCTCTTCCACGCCCTGATCCAGCGGGCCGGCAACCGCTACGGCGCACCCATGTTCGTGGGCACGTCCAACGCCGTGCGCATCAAGGCCATCAAGCAGATCGGTGGCCTGTACGACTCGATCACCGAGGACATGGCGACCGGCTTTGAGATGCACCGGGCCAAGAACCCGGTCTCCGGCCAGCTCTGGCGCTCGGTCTACACCCCCGACGTGCTCGCGGTCGGCGAGGGCCCCACCGCCTGGACCGACTTCTTCACCCAGCAGCTGCGCTGGTCACGCGGAACGTACGAGACGATCCTCAAGCAGTACTGGAAGGGCTTCGGCAGCCTGCCGGCCGGCAAGCTCTTCAACTACACGATGATGATCATCTTCTATCCGATGTCCGCCCTGAACTGGATACTCGCGGCGCTCAGCTGTGCGCTGTTCCTCGGCATGGGCGCATCGGGCGTACAGATCGACCCGCTGATCTGGATGATGCTCTACGGCAACGCCTCAGCGCTCCAGATCGGCCTCTACATCTGGAACCGGCGTCACAACGTCTCCCCCCATGAACCCGAAGGCTCCGGCGGTCTCGCCGGAATGATGATGTCCGCGCTGTCCGCGCCCATCTACGCACGCTCCCTGATGGACGCCGCACTACGTCGCAAGAGCAGCTTCGTGGTGACCCCCAAGGGCGACTCCTCCAGCCCCGACACCCTCTTCGGCACCTTCCGCATCCACCTCTTCTTCATCTTCGTCTTCGGCGCCTCCCTGATCTCCTCCTTCTTCCTCGGGCACGACCATCCGGCGATGATCACCTGGGCCCTCCTGGCACTGCTGATCACCGCCGCACCGATCCTCGTCTGGCAGCACGGCATCTACGAGGCGAAGAGGAAGCGCAGGCGGCGCCACGCGGGCGGGCAGAAGCAGCCGTCGACCGACGGACCTGCGCCGCAGATCCCCGGCCCCCGTCCGGGCGAAGGCTCCGGCAACCCTGAAGAGACCATGCAGATCGCCCTTGGGGGACAGAAGAAATGAGTAGGCAGCCCGCTGTGACGAACTACCGCAAGAGACGCGCCCGTCGCATCGCGATCGGTGCGGCGGTGGTCGTCGCGGTGGCCGGGATGAACGGACCTGCGCTCTGGCGCTTCGGTGCGGAGAAGTACCACGACTACGAGATCAACCAGCCGGAGTACAAGGCGGACAAGGGCCACTGGTCCTTCCTCGACATCCCGTCCGAGTACCAGGTCAACGGTGTGCACGCCGCGGTGCTGCACACCGGCAAGGTCCTGCTCATCGCGGGCTCCGGCAACAACCAGAAGAACTTCGACGCCAAGAAGTTCGAGACCGTCCTGTGGGACCCGAAGACCGAGGACTTCAAGCACATACCCACGCCCAAGGACCTGTTCTGCTCCGGTCACACCCAACTGCCCGACGGCAAGTTGCTGGTGGCGGGGGGCACCAAGCGGTACGAGAAGCTCCAGGGTGACGTCACCAAGGCCGGTGGGCTGATGATCGTCCACAACGAGGACCCGGACGAACCCAAGACGCTCCCCGCGGGCACCAAGTTCACCTCCAAGAAGAGCGGCAAGACTTTCGTCTCGATGGACTCGCTGCTAGTGGAGAAGGCCAAGAAGGTCTTCGACCCCAAGACGGGCAAGGTCCTGCGCACCGAGAGCGGGCGCGGTCGGGTCTACGTCGAGGCGGAGAAGGCGGGGAAGAAGTTCGAGACGGGCGCCCAGGAGAACTTCCGGGTCCAGGGCCTCACCGGAGCCGACGCCCGCAATGTGTACGGCATGGCCCAGAAGCTCGCCCTGGACAAGAAGGACTTCCAGGGGATCAAGGACACCTATGAGTTCGACCCGGTCGCGGAGAAGTACATCCCGGTCGACCCCATGAACGAGGCCCGCTGGTACCCGACGCTCGCCACCCTGGAGGACGGCAAGGTGCTCGCGGTCTCCGGGCTGAACGACATCGGCGAACTGGTCCCCGGCAAGAACGAGATCTTCGACCCGGCGACCAAGAAGTGGGAGTACGCGAAGAAGCTGCGGAAGTTCCCCACGTACCCCTCACTGTTCCTGATGGACAACGGCAAGCTGTTCTTCACCGGCTCCAACTCCGGGTACGGCCTCGCCGACGAGGGGCGCGAGCCGGGCATCTGGGACGTGGAGACCGACGCCTTCCAGAAGGTGCCCGGGATGAGCGACCCCGACCAGTTGGAGACCTCTGCGTCCGTGATGCTGCCGCCCGCCCAGGACCAGCGGTTCATGGTCATCGGTGGCGGTGGGATCGGCGAGTCCGAGGAGTCGAGCGAGAAGTCCCGGCTCATCGACCTCAAGGAGCCCAAGCCGCGCTTCAAGGACGGTGCGACGCTGGAGAAGGGCACCCGCTACCCGAGCGCTTCGCTGCTGCCCGACGACTCCGTCCTCGTCACCGGCGGCTCCGAGGACTACCGCGGGCGCGGCGGCACCAACATCCTCCAGGCACGCACCTACGACCCGAGCAGCGGCACCTACAAGCGGGTCGCGGACCCGAACGTGGGCCGCAACTACCACTCCGGTTCGGTGCTGCTGCCCGACGGACGGGTGATGATCTTCGGTTCGGACTCGCTGTACGGGGACAAGGCCAACACCAAGCCGGGCGTCTTCGAGCAGCGGATCGAGATCTACAAGCCCGCGTACCTCTTCGCCGACTCCCGGCCCGAGGTGACCGGGGGGCCGAAGAGGATCGCCCGGGGTGGCACGGGAACGTTCGAGGTCACCAGCGAGAAGCCGCTGAAGACGGCGAAGCTGATGCGGCCGAGCGCGGTCACCCACGTCACGGATGTCGACCAGCGCACGATCGCGCTGAAGACCACGCGGACGGAAGGCGGCATCGAGGTCACGGTGCCCACGAACCGGGCGCTGGTCCCGGCCGGCTGGTACATGCTCTTCGTCACCGATGACCAGGGGACGCCGTCGGAGGCGGTGTGGGTCGAGGTGCCGTAGGAACGGCGGATGCGACAGGGCCCCGGTCGATTCGGCCGGGGCCCTTCCTCTGCTCTCTACGGAGGCGGCTCCACCGACGGCCGACCAGCGGCGGCTGGGGCTCGGCAGCCGACCAGCGGCGGCTGGGACCTCGGCGGTCGGCTATCGGCCGCTGGCGAGACCGAGCGCGTACTCCGCCCACCAGTCGCCCGCCTTCGGCCCGCCCTTGCAGTCGCCGTCCGACTCCCCCGGGCGCTTGATCCATAGATAGGCGTCCACCTGGGGATCGCCGGTCTTGACGGTCGGTGCGTCACCGAGCGCCCGCCCTGGCGGGTTGCACCAGTTCTCCTTGGGATCGCCGCCGGTGAAGGGGCCGTTGCCGTTCCTGCTGGTGTCGATGACGAACGGCTTGCCGCCGACCTTCTCGGAGAGCCGCTTGCCGAAGTCCTTGCTGGCGGCGGTGGGATAGAAGTTGGAGACGTTCACGGAGAAGCCGTCGGCGTGGTCGATTCCGGCCCGGCGCAACGGCTCGTGCAGGGCGTCGGGCTGTGACCAGGCCGCGTTCCCCGCATCGAGGTAGACCTTGGTGTTGGGCTGCTGCTTGAGCCGCTGGACGGCTTCCTTGAGCAGGTGGTAACGCTCGTCGTGGAACTCCTGCGGGGTGCAGCTGTCGACGAGGTGGAGTACGGCGTCCGGTTCCAGGATCACCGTGGCCTTGCGGTCCCCGATGCCCTTGGCCACCTTGTCGACCCAGGCCCGGTAGGCGTCGCCGTCAGCGGCGCCGCCCTTGGAGAACTGTCCGCAGTCCCGGTGCGGAATGTTGTAGAGCACCAGGAGGGCTTCCCGATCGGCCTTGGTGGCCTTCTTGGTGAGCTCCTCGGTCCGTTCCTCGGGCCGGTCGAGACCGATCCA
Coding sequences within:
- a CDS encoding SPFH domain-containing protein, coding for MTTTTSEPEGDGPFPGTARHTPVIAQEATTEIPVHLLFRDDVTGDDSGPEDFTHGWSPPIALRPAVVARRLGTGEQPRIARPPVSPAPSGRPGPPEDPTLFERPAAVLSGWTGVVAGLCALAGIGAVLWGAGAIPARLIALLGLPVYPYRGLSIDLWCLLTLGVVIALFALGGIGRGQVGHAWVLTLFGEYRGSVRRTGLLWMSPLVLRRRIEVRLRHWRSEPMPAVDAEGAPLCVVVQVVWRVRDTARAVLGVEDHEEYLSEQVESAMARVVSQLPADAFADPVRGSAAAPMAVGRTLRDAESVGGTLTRMLQAECSAVGIEVFSAQPVAIEYAPEIAAAMRRHRIASLDARHRDTVLTSVVDAVEETVRRLTSRGLVELDEYERKALVKDLTVAFYAHRAAETER
- a CDS encoding peptidoglycan-binding protein codes for the protein MTVPVFEEYEPAPDCDCPGCVGQRRTLAAGGHPAAHGCRRALVLFTAAGVVLGGPGVAGAAQSPEPPEPTGRGRTAVDSDHEQGRRGPLYGGPLAGPAGVPAAQLPQTTRADIINRAKKWVTAKVPYSMAAYWSDGYRQDCSGYVSMAWNLARNEWTGSLAQYGIKITRAELQPGDILLFHNPANPTNGSHVTIFGGWTDGTHTSYVAYEQAKPHTRKQSTPMAYWNNSDQYVPYRYRGVATATSGAVPADAYPGAGSFGPGAENAYVTRLGEMLIARGGKRFYQEGPGPRWGEADRKATEAFQLAQGWTSGEADGLPGPDTWELLVTGKGKNIPAAQSAAPAPAAGPGGVSAAIPPYPGARYFRSGQSSEHVTRLGRQLVERGYGRHYTSGPGPRWGEADRRNVEAFQRAQGWRGAAADGHPGRETWRRLFAPTP
- a CDS encoding glycosyltransferase family 2 protein — encoded protein: MTSTPNGAGKPEDPSRTTQLRLPANLRTGGHRPRPKKALPRYDYEHYSRLAGPLTQPDPAKPYTVQYRSLLSQEPHRIRAALLLGSAPLVSLGLFLWLMQPSHWTERDPNLKNDLLLVLDIVMLVSIGLIELFRTMNVLSNAHATLVARDPVPVVPESGTKVAFLTSFVPGKEPLEMVTKTLEAAVRIRHRGLMHVWLLDEGDDPDVKEVCERLGVHHFSRKGVAKWNQAKGPHRAKTKHGNYNAWLQEHGDDYDFFASVDTDHVPLPNYLERMLGYFRDPDVGFVIGPQVYGNYDTFVTKAAESQQFLFHALIQRAGNRYGAPMFVGTSNAVRIKAIKQIGGLYDSITEDMATGFEMHRAKNPVSGQLWRSVYTPDVLAVGEGPTAWTDFFTQQLRWSRGTYETILKQYWKGFGSLPAGKLFNYTMMIIFYPMSALNWILAALSCALFLGMGASGVQIDPLIWMMLYGNASALQIGLYIWNRRHNVSPHEPEGSGGLAGMMMSALSAPIYARSLMDAALRRKSSFVVTPKGDSSSPDTLFGTFRIHLFFIFVFGASLISSFFLGHDHPAMITWALLALLITAAPILVWQHGIYEAKRKRRRRHAGGQKQPSTDGPAPQIPGPRPGEGSGNPEETMQIALGGQKK
- a CDS encoding galactose oxidase-like domain-containing protein, with protein sequence MSRQPAVTNYRKRRARRIAIGAAVVVAVAGMNGPALWRFGAEKYHDYEINQPEYKADKGHWSFLDIPSEYQVNGVHAAVLHTGKVLLIAGSGNNQKNFDAKKFETVLWDPKTEDFKHIPTPKDLFCSGHTQLPDGKLLVAGGTKRYEKLQGDVTKAGGLMIVHNEDPDEPKTLPAGTKFTSKKSGKTFVSMDSLLVEKAKKVFDPKTGKVLRTESGRGRVYVEAEKAGKKFETGAQENFRVQGLTGADARNVYGMAQKLALDKKDFQGIKDTYEFDPVAEKYIPVDPMNEARWYPTLATLEDGKVLAVSGLNDIGELVPGKNEIFDPATKKWEYAKKLRKFPTYPSLFLMDNGKLFFTGSNSGYGLADEGREPGIWDVETDAFQKVPGMSDPDQLETSASVMLPPAQDQRFMVIGGGGIGESEESSEKSRLIDLKEPKPRFKDGATLEKGTRYPSASLLPDDSVLVTGGSEDYRGRGGTNILQARTYDPSSGTYKRVADPNVGRNYHSGSVLLPDGRVMIFGSDSLYGDKANTKPGVFEQRIEIYKPAYLFADSRPEVTGGPKRIARGGTGTFEVTSEKPLKTAKLMRPSAVTHVTDVDQRTIALKTTRTEGGIEVTVPTNRALVPAGWYMLFVTDDQGTPSEAVWVEVP
- a CDS encoding glycoside hydrolase family 6 protein, translating into MFGSLGRRAGMRLAVAGAVLLAAGCSSDSGDDTADVTQRPKESVPYWVNPEGNAARQVGTYRKEGTDSGKKSADLIMKIAGQPVAEWIGLDRPEERTEELTKKATKADREALLVLYNIPHRDCGQFSKGGAADGDAYRAWVDKVAKGIGDRKATVILEPDAVLHLVDSCTPQEFHDERYHLLKEAVQRLKQQPNTKVYLDAGNAAWSQPDALHEPLRRAGIDHADGFSVNVSNFYPTAASKDFGKRLSEKVGGKPFVIDTSRNGNGPFTGGDPKENWCNPPGRALGDAPTVKTGDPQVDAYLWIKRPGESDGDCKGGPKAGDWWAEYALGLASGR